The following coding sequences are from one Armatimonadota bacterium window:
- the csaB gene encoding polysaccharide pyruvyl transferase CsaB yields the protein MRAVVLGYYGFGNVGDEAVLWAMRQHLREVLPNLRLCVLSADPEATSALHGTESVLRTDPKGVRRAMRESVVVLSGGGSLFQDATSWRSPLYYAWLHELAARERRPLVVYAQGIGPLRRRLSRWTTRRAMGHAARLTVRDAPSARLLRHLGVRDPVEVVCDPVLGLPTPGPGEGSPWIGVSLRPWPGVSLDPIVEAIARLQDEVGIPVRVVCFHESMDRGLNEVLARRVRAEDLVVVRSPQEAWRVFCGAGLVVAMRLHALLFAALAGAVPVGIAYDPKVQALADQLPGLEVVSLEELSRGLWGAVERAWRDRESRVEQLRKAVPPLSARARLPARAVAALLGGVPL from the coding sequence ATGCGGGCGGTGGTCCTGGGCTACTATGGCTTCGGCAACGTAGGAGACGAGGCGGTGCTGTGGGCCATGCGCCAGCACCTGCGGGAGGTTCTTCCGAACCTCCGGCTCTGTGTGCTCTCCGCGGACCCTGAGGCCACATCCGCCCTGCACGGCACGGAGAGCGTCCTGCGCACGGATCCCAAAGGGGTGCGGCGGGCCATGCGGGAAAGTGTGGTGGTCCTGAGCGGCGGAGGTAGCCTCTTCCAGGACGCCACCAGCTGGCGGAGCCCACTCTACTACGCCTGGCTGCACGAGCTCGCCGCCAGGGAACGCAGGCCCCTGGTGGTGTACGCGCAGGGCATAGGCCCCCTCCGGCGGCGCCTCAGTCGGTGGACGACCCGACGGGCCATGGGACACGCCGCGCGCCTCACGGTGCGGGATGCCCCAAGCGCCCGACTCCTCAGACACCTCGGCGTGCGGGACCCCGTCGAGGTAGTCTGCGATCCCGTCCTCGGGTTGCCGACTCCCGGGCCCGGAGAGGGCTCCCCGTGGATCGGCGTCTCCCTCCGTCCCTGGCCGGGGGTATCCCTAGATCCCATCGTCGAGGCCATCGCGAGGCTTCAGGACGAGGTCGGAATTCCGGTACGGGTGGTGTGCTTCCACGAAAGCATGGATCGGGGGCTGAACGAAGTCCTGGCCCGCCGGGTGCGGGCCGAGGACCTCGTGGTGGTGCGCTCGCCCCAGGAGGCTTGGCGGGTCTTCTGCGGCGCGGGTCTCGTGGTGGCCATGCGGCTCCATGCCCTCCTCTTCGCGGCCCTGGCAGGGGCCGTTCCCGTGGGTATTGCGTACGATCCGAAGGTTCAGGCCCTGGCGGACCAGCTCCCCGGCTTGGAGGTGGTTTCCCTGGAGGAACTCTCCCGCGGCCTGTGGGGGGCCGTGGAGCGCGCGTGGCGGGATCGGGAGTCCAGAGTGGAGCAGCTGCGGAAGGCGGTTCCCCCGCTTTCAGCCCGGGCCCGGCTCCCCGCCCGGGCCGTCGCCGCCTTGTTGGGGGGTGTACCCCTCTAG